A region of Deltaproteobacteria bacterium DNA encodes the following proteins:
- a CDS encoding acyl-CoA dehydrogenase family protein: MVPPATICQRDILRNRSGVQRRYPFGNELATTPPVPEQTTQLIDAARALADGIRTRADQIERDRRLPLELVGAMADAGLFRMCVPRRFGGGEVEAATMVRAIEELAYADGSAGWCLMIGATSGLVSGYLPADAAREIHGPPRAVIGGVFAPFGKAIVVDGGYRVSGRWPFASGCQHCDWLMGGCVVIENGAPRLLPNELPDSRMMLLPAAEVEILDTWTVSGLRGTGSHDMQVADRFVPAARSVSLMTDRPRHSGPLYAFPVFGMLALGIAGVALGVARNAIDEVTRLAGGKAPTGSRKRLADRALVQVQVAQAEATLRAARAFLFGTIDETWQAALSEGAIAVQQRALLRLAATHATVNAANVVDLMYNAGGGTSVYATSPLQRCFRDIHVVTQHMMVAPATFELTGRVFLGVDVDTGQL; this comes from the coding sequence ATGGTTCCTCCCGCCACAATTTGCCAGCGGGACATACTGCGGAACCGCTCAGGCGTCCAGCGCCGCTACCCATTCGGAAACGAATTGGCTACAACGCCGCCCGTGCCCGAGCAGACCACGCAATTGATCGATGCGGCGCGCGCGCTTGCCGACGGCATTCGCACGCGCGCCGACCAAATCGAACGAGATCGCCGCTTGCCGCTCGAACTCGTCGGAGCGATGGCCGATGCCGGCCTGTTCCGCATGTGCGTTCCCAGGCGCTTCGGTGGAGGAGAGGTCGAAGCGGCGACAATGGTGCGGGCCATCGAAGAACTGGCCTACGCCGATGGCTCCGCCGGCTGGTGTCTGATGATCGGCGCCACCAGCGGCCTGGTGAGCGGCTATCTGCCGGCCGATGCGGCGCGCGAAATCCATGGTCCACCGCGCGCCGTCATTGGCGGCGTGTTCGCGCCCTTCGGTAAAGCGATCGTAGTCGACGGCGGCTATCGCGTCAGCGGTCGCTGGCCATTCGCCAGCGGCTGCCAGCACTGCGACTGGTTGATGGGCGGCTGCGTGGTGATCGAGAACGGCGCGCCGCGATTGCTCCCAAACGAATTGCCTGACTCGCGCATGATGTTGCTGCCGGCCGCCGAGGTCGAGATCCTCGACACGTGGACGGTCTCGGGTCTGCGCGGAACCGGCAGCCACGACATGCAGGTGGCGGACCGCTTCGTGCCGGCGGCGCGCTCGGTCTCGTTGATGACGGACCGACCGCGTCACTCCGGACCGCTCTATGCGTTCCCCGTGTTCGGCATGCTCGCGCTCGGCATTGCCGGTGTGGCGCTCGGTGTGGCGCGCAACGCCATCGATGAGGTGACTCGGCTGGCAGGCGGCAAAGCGCCGACCGGCAGTCGCAAGCGTCTCGCCGATCGTGCGTTGGTGCAGGTGCAGGTAGCCCAAGCGGAGGCAACGTTGCGGGCGGCACGCGCGTTTCTGTTCGGAACAATCGACGAGACCTGGCAGGCCGCACTCAGCGAGGGCGCGATTGCCGTGCAACAGCGCGCGCTGTTGCGGCTCGCCGCGACTCACGCCACCGTCAATGCTGCGAACGTCGTCGACCTCATGTACAACGCCGGGGGCGGTACCTCGGTCTACGCGACCTCGCCGTTGCAGCGCTGCTTCCGCGACATCCACGTCGTCACCCAACACATGATGGTCGCGCCCGCGACGTTCGAATTGACAGGCCGAGTTTTTCTCGGCGTGGATGTGGATACGGGACAACTGTGA
- a CDS encoding MBL fold metallo-hydrolase translates to MSTKFTVRFWGVRGSIATGGPQYAEVGGNTTCVEVRAGNELIILDAGTGLFPLGQTLTGAVRASFLFSHFHWDHIQGLPLFRPAYQAGNEFTLFGQAADAAELEGVFVRQMQPPNFPVPMHALGAQFAFKALAAGDEFHIGPARIRTTLLHHPQSCLGYRISVGAFSVVFATDTEPREAGAFDPAVLDLARDADLLIHDGQYTTDEYNGHRGPCRKGWGHSTYEVACRVARWAGVKQLALFHHDPGHDDAFVEQIGEAACELFPNTIIAREGTTLDVTHLDAGYAEESRTSRRIPQALASVG, encoded by the coding sequence ATGTCGACGAAGTTCACGGTTCGCTTTTGGGGAGTTCGCGGCAGCATCGCGACCGGCGGCCCCCAATACGCCGAGGTCGGCGGTAACACCACCTGTGTCGAGGTACGGGCGGGTAACGAACTGATCATCCTCGATGCCGGGACCGGATTGTTCCCGCTTGGACAGACTCTAACCGGCGCGGTGCGGGCGAGCTTCCTGTTCAGCCACTTCCACTGGGATCACATCCAAGGTTTGCCCCTGTTCCGGCCGGCCTACCAGGCGGGTAACGAATTCACCCTCTTCGGCCAAGCTGCCGACGCGGCGGAGCTGGAAGGTGTGTTCGTCCGCCAGATGCAACCGCCCAATTTTCCCGTGCCGATGCACGCGCTGGGCGCCCAGTTTGCGTTCAAGGCGTTGGCCGCCGGCGATGAGTTCCACATTGGTCCCGCGCGCATCCGCACCACCCTGCTGCATCATCCGCAATCGTGCCTTGGCTACCGGATCAGCGTCGGCGCCTTCAGCGTCGTGTTCGCCACCGACACCGAGCCGCGCGAAGCCGGCGCGTTCGACCCGGCCGTGCTCGACCTCGCACGCGACGCTGACTTGCTCATTCACGATGGCCAGTACACCACCGATGAGTACAACGGACATCGCGGGCCGTGCCGCAAGGGCTGGGGACATTCGACGTACGAAGTCGCCTGCCGCGTCGCGCGCTGGGCCGGGGTGAAGCAGCTTGCTCTTTTCCACCACGACCCCGGCCACGACGACGCGTTCGTCGAGCAGATCGGCGAGGCCGCCTGCGAACTGTTTCCCAACACGATCATCGCGCGGGAGGGAACGACCCTGGACGTGACCCACCTCGACGCTGGCTACGCCGAGGAGTCGCGAACCAGCCGCCGCATTCCCCAAGCGCTGGCGTCGGTCGGCTGA
- a CDS encoding alpha/beta hydrolase, which yields MPNIRANGITIEYETFGKANAAPLLLIMGLGAQMILWDEDFCEQLAARGHRVIRFDNRDIGLSTKFDEAGIPNVMTAMASLMQRKPIDAPYTLSDMAADAAGLLDALQIESAHVVGASMGGMIAQTVAIEHPKRVRTLTSIMSTTGNPDLPPAKPEAMLALMTPPPADRAGNIERTVAVFRTIGSPGFPFEEERFRERSARSYDRCFNPAGAARQLVAILASGSRKDRLKSVTAPTLVIHGVDDPLVPLAGGLDTVESIPGAEILTIEGMGHDLPRPAWPRIIDAICGLTARG from the coding sequence ATGCCTAACATACGCGCCAACGGTATCACCATCGAATACGAAACCTTCGGTAAGGCCAACGCCGCTCCGCTGCTGCTCATCATGGGCCTCGGTGCCCAGATGATTCTCTGGGACGAAGACTTCTGCGAACAGCTCGCGGCGCGCGGCCATCGCGTGATCCGCTTCGACAACCGCGACATCGGCCTGTCGACGAAGTTCGATGAGGCCGGTATACCGAACGTCATGACCGCGATGGCTTCACTGATGCAACGCAAACCCATCGACGCGCCGTACACGTTGTCGGACATGGCGGCGGACGCGGCCGGCTTACTCGATGCGTTGCAGATCGAGTCGGCGCATGTCGTTGGGGCCTCGATGGGTGGGATGATCGCGCAGACCGTCGCCATCGAGCATCCCAAACGCGTCCGCACGCTCACTTCAATCATGTCGACCACCGGGAACCCCGACCTGCCGCCGGCGAAACCGGAGGCGATGCTGGCACTCATGACACCGCCGCCCGCCGATCGCGCCGGCAACATCGAGCGCACCGTCGCCGTGTTCCGCACCATCGGCAGCCCGGGATTTCCGTTCGAGGAAGAACGCTTCCGCGAGCGCTCGGCGCGCTCCTACGATCGCTGCTTCAATCCCGCCGGCGCGGCGCGTCAACTGGTGGCCATCCTGGCATCGGGCAGTCGCAAGGACCGGCTCAAGTCAGTGACCGCACCCACCCTCGTGATCCACGGAGTCGACGATCCCCTGGTGCCCTTGGCGGGTGGACTCGACACTGTGGAATCAATCCCCGGCGCCGAGATCCTCACCATCGAAGGCATGGGGCACGACCTGCCCCGCCCCGCGTGGCCCCGCATCATCGATGCGATCTGCGGCCTCACCGCCCGCGGGTGA